One segment of Cydia fagiglandana chromosome 12, ilCydFagi1.1, whole genome shotgun sequence DNA contains the following:
- the LOC134669337 gene encoding kynureninase-like has protein sequence MDKLKFEEGSEYPKELDNNDRLGHFRQRFYIQKGVVYMSGNSLGLASKDAEETLQIAVEKWKEESIKIWNVDGSKYFLYSKYLAKLMAPLIGVNEDEIAVTGSTTISIHQTISTFYKPTKKRFKILVDDLNFPTDRYAVDSQVQLKGYKPAETVKVVKSQDGKFLDEDKIIEAMTDDVAVILLPTVLYRSAQVLDMKKVTDAAKERGIIIGWDLCHAIGSVEMDLGSLDCDFAVWCTYKYLNGGPGSSAALYINRKHFKKLPGLAGWYGNKPETQFLLKQEFEHNQDGSGWQIGTPSILSMAPIEGALKMFHEAGMSNIRIKSLRLTSYLMFLIEKKLSSFGFSIGNLREDSRRGGHVCLEHEEAYRISMALKSQGVVPDFREPNVIRLAPIALYTSYVEVYDMVDILIDIMEKEAYKEFSAKRNFVV, from the coding sequence ATGGACAAATTAAAATTTGAAGAAGGCTCAGAATACCCTAAAGAACTCGACAACAATGATCGTCTTGGGCACTTCAGACAACGCTTCTACATTCAGAAAGGCGTCGTATACATGTCTGGTAACTCACTCGGTCTAGCCTCTAAAGACGCAGAGGAAACTCTTCAAATTGCGGTAGAGAAATGGAAAGAAGAAAGCATTAAAATATGGAATGTGGATGGCAGCAAGTATTTCTTGTATTCCAAATACTTGGCTAAACTTATGGCTCCTTTGATTGGCGTTAATGAAGACGAGATAGCAGTGACAGGATCTACTACAATATCTATACATCAGACGATAAGTACGTTTTATAAACCAACGAAAAAGCGATTTAAGATTCTTGTGGATGATTTAAATTTCCCAACTGATCGCTACGCCGTCGACAGCCAAGTGCAATTAAAAGGTTACAAACCTGCAGAAACAGTTAAGGTCGTAAAAAGCCAAGATGGTAAGTTTCTGGACGAAGACAAAATCATAGAAgcaatgacagatgatgtagCTGTTATTCTTCTTCCAACAGTACTTTACAGAAGTGCACAAGTTCTAGACATGAAGAAAGTAACAGATGCTGCGAAAGAGCGTGGTATAATCATCGGTTGGGACTTATGCCATGCTATAGGCTCTGTAGAAATGGATTTAGGGTCTCTTGACTGTGACTTCGCAGTATGGTGCACGTACAAATACCTCAATGGCGGCCCCGGATCCTCAGCAGCTTTATACATTAATAGGAAgcatttcaaaaaattgccaggTTTGGCTGGATGGTATGGAAATAAGCCGGAAACTCAGTTTCTGCTAAAACAAGAGTTTGAGCATAATCAGGACGGGAGTGGATGGCAGATTGGTACCCCATCTATATTATCAATGGCTCCCATTGAAGGTGCATTGAAGATGTTTCATGAAGCCGGTATGTCTAACATTCGTATAAAATCCTTACGCCTAACTtcctatttaatgtttttaattgaaaagaagCTTAGTTCTTTCGGTTTTTCTATCGGGAATCTTAGGGAAGACTCGAGACGTGGCGGTCACGTATGCTTGGAGCACGAGGAAGCTTATAGGATCAGCATGGCATTAAAATCGCAAGGAGTAGTGCCAGATTTTAGAGAACCTAATGTGATCCGCTTGGCGCCTATAGCGCTTTATACAAGCTATGTAGAAGTATATGATATGGTTGATATTTTGATAGACATCATGGAAAAAGAAGCGTATAAGGAGTTTAGTGCGAAGAGAAATTTTGTTGTTTAa